One Vanessa atalanta chromosome 6, ilVanAtal1.2, whole genome shotgun sequence genomic window carries:
- the LOC125064489 gene encoding LOW QUALITY PROTEIN: protein phosphatase Slingshot (The sequence of the model RefSeq protein was modified relative to this genomic sequence to represent the inferred CDS: deleted 1 base in 1 codon), translated as MALVTIRRTPSVQTPKKTDEEEKSTDVSEEDVGNRASKSLNECYFANKGAALVLGGAEHGCADQRRSPARAHPQPDIHHHLQSMFYLVRPEETLKMAVKLESGHPGRTRYLVVVCRGDEAALLGIDCNERTTVGLVLRVLADTSIKLDGDGGFSVCVCNQQHIFKPVSVQAMWSALQTLHRASAHARELNHFAGGASHAWCAHYERRVDSDRSCLNEWHAMDCIESRRPPSPDSLRLKPRERDETERVIRCTLKEIMMSVDLDEVTSKAIRGRLEDELDMDLAEFKSFIDQEMLTILGQMDAPTEIFDHVYLGSEWNASNLEELQRNGVRHILNVTREIDNFFPGMFDYLNIRVYDDEKTDLLKHWDNTFKYINKARNEGSKVLVHCKMGISRSASVVIAYAMKAFNWNFDKALKHVKAKRSCIKPNTNFLNQLETYQGILDAMKNKEKLQRSKSETNLKAPKSASKMENKIMDPTPLVLALTGSYTGRPRSWSPDTKLASELLPPTSVSLENLASETRHMLMPCASGSYSVSPNQIIRLKEEGAPSVKHIVNEIESAASIERREFPKRHQRLNFGNSCDISFIRTSEVSVGIATDICNKLQDSTQRYLVQKYPQTELEVEKIHTWDPGETTWSRSEYNRNAIDSDNIIKSDSGIMDVKIKPSDVYNSLERNIDSEERKGGDDEPPPPSRQSSWSSFDSAVVPDLSRHSSWGSYDTRAARPPAGPRDDPAPAAPDLGVIREQAERTRPPPDIAANERKFNETCAMLELCNAAARMESARDRGASTWGGRLSASAPADTWLRVGPRRRRLAAASHGDLPRAAPPTAPPPVGLVSNLKKEFEARSELEQPRRSTSRVRPSTSPPAQAVQPAEDLSVKVLVDLYDQPGRTRSESGGEAGGRVKASHECVSKKCKLTSEGDGRARTRNSFCAVGAAALASGERPPIAPTVVALAPLDYSNVVVSTVMSKAQNKNNYNMGKPIL; from the exons TCTCAATGAATGCTACTTCGCAAATAAAGGTGCCGCGTTGGTGTTGGGTGGCGCGGAGCACGGGTGCGCCGACCAGCGGCGGTCACCTGCGCGAGCTCATCCCCAGCCGGACATTCATCACCACCTACAGTCCATGTTTTATTTGGTGCGCCCGGAGGAGACGCTCAAAatg GCGGTGAAACTAGAGAGCGGACACCCGGGTCGTACGCGATACTTGGTAGTAGTATGTCGCGGTGACGAAGCCGCTTTACTGGGGATAGACTGCAATGAGCGAACAACGGTTGGGCTTGTTCTGCGAGTCCTTGCAGACACTTCCATTAAACTGGACGGAGATGG AGGGTTTAGCGTATGCGTTTGCAATCAACAACATATATTCAAACCCGTATCTGTGCAAGCCATGTG GTCGGCGCTGCAGACGCTGCACCGCGCCAGCGCGCACGCCCGCGAGCTCAACCACTTCGCGGGCGGCGCGTCGCACGCGTGGTGCGCGCACTACGAGCGCCGCGTCGACTCGGACCGCTCCTGCCTCAACGAGTGGCACGCCATGGACTGCATCGAGTCCCGCCGCCCGCCCTCGCCGGATTCGCTCAGGCTCAA gCCACGTGAGAGAGACGAAACTGAACGCGTGATCAGGTGTACGCTTAAAGAAATTATGATGAGCGTAGACCTTGATGAAGTGACGAGCAAAGCCATCCGCGGCCGCCTCGAAGACGAGCTTGACATGGATTTAGCCGAATTTAAGTCATTCATTGATCAAGAAATGCTTACTATTTTAGGCCAGATGGATGCTCCTACGGAAATATTTGATCATGTCTATCTTGGATCCGAATGGAACGCGAGTAATCTAGAAGAATTGCAAAGAAATGG GGTCAGGCATATACTCAACGTGACAAGagaaatagataatttttttccAGGTATGTTTGATTATCTGAATATTAGAGTTTATGACGACGAAAAGACTGATCTATTAAAACATTGGGATAACActtttaagtacataaataaagcAAGAAATGAGGGCTCGAAGGTTCTCGTTCATTGTAAAATGGGAATCAGTAGGTCTGCTTCCGTCGTTATCGCTTACGCTATGAAAGCTTTCAATTGGAACTTTGACAAAGCTCTTAAGCACGTTAAAGCGAAAAGAAGCTGTATTAAACCGAATACGAACTTTCTTAACCAACTCGAAACTTACCAAGGTATACTCGACGCcatgaaaaataaagaaaagttaCAGAGGTCAAAGTCGGAGACTAATCTAAAAGCTCCGAAATCGGCTTcaaaaatggaaaataaaataatggatcCCACGCCATTGGTACTAGCACTGACGGGCTCGTACACGGGCCGGCCGCGCTCCTGGTCTCCTGACACCAAGCTGGCGTCTGAGCTGCTGCCGCCCACCTCCGTCTCGCTGGAAAACTTGGCCTCGGAGACGCGCCACATGCTCATGCCGTGCGCCAGCGGCAGCTACAGTGTCTCTCCCAATCAGATCATACGGTTGAAGGAAGAAGGAGCTCCTTCCGTCAAACACATTGTAAACGAGATTGAGAGCGCTGCGTCCATTGAGCGAAGAGAGTTCCCCAAGAGGCATCAGAGATTAAATTTTGGGAACTCATGCGACATCTCTTTTATTCGAACGTCGGAAGTTTCTGTTGGTATAGCGACGGATATTTGCAATAAGCTTCAGGATTCGACGCAGCGATATTTAGTTCAAAAATACCCTCAAACTGAGTTAGAAGTGGAAAAAATTCACACTTGGGATCCTGGGGAGACGACGTGGTCGCGAAGCGAGTACAATAGGAACGCTATCGAtagtgataatataattaagagtGATAGTGGTATAATGGACGTGAAAATTAAACCAAGTGATGTGTACAATTCGTTAGAGCGTAATATAGACTCAGAGGAAAGAAAAGGCGGCGATGACGAGCCGCCGCCACCGAGCAGACAGAGTTCGTGGAGTTCGTTCGATAGCGCAGTGGTGCCCGACTTGTCGCGACACTCGTCGTGGGGCTCGTACGACACGAGAGCGGCGCGCCCGCCGGCCGGGCCGCGCGACgaccccgcgcccgccgcgcccgacCTCGGCGTCATCCGCGAGCAGGCCGAGCGCACCCGCCCGCCGCCCGACATCGCAGCGAACGAGCGTAAGTTTAACGAAACCTGTGCCATGCTCGAGCTGTGCAACGCCGCCGCGCGAATGGAGAGTGCGCGAGACCGCGGCGCCTCGACGTGGGGAGGTCGCCTGTCTGCCTCAGCGCCTGCAGACACGTGGCTGCGGGTGGGCCCGCGCCGTCGACGTCTTGCTGCCGCGTCTCACGGTGACCTCCCGCGCGCCGCACCCCCCACTGCACCGCCTCCCGTCGGCCTTGTGAGCAATCTCAAGAAGGAATTCGAGGCGCGTTCTGAACTGGAGCAACCACGCCGATCTACATCACGCGTACGCCCTTCCACATCACCCCCTGCGCAGGCCGTTCAGCCCGCCGAGGATCTGTCGGTGAAAGTGCTAGTTGATCTTTACGACCAACCGGGTCGAACCCGATCCGAATCAGGGGGCGAAGCAGGAGGGCGGGTCAAAGCTTCGCACGAATGCGTTTcgaaaaaatgtaaattgacTTCGGAAGGCGATGGGCGAGCTCGGACGCGCAATTCATTCTGTGCGGTCGGAGCGGCGGCGCTGGCGAGCGGTGAGCGTCCGCCAATCGCTCCTACCGTTGTTGCTCTCGCGCCTCTCGACTATTCGAATGTGGTGGTTTCAACTGTGATGTCGAAagctcaaaat aaaaacaattacaacatGGGAAAACCCATCCTTTGA
- the LOC125064490 gene encoding uncharacterized WD repeat-containing protein alr3466-like isoform X1, producing the protein MDPQRKTAAGPMAPSSLKTARKSFAVCNTYIKNINPQKEIVTVHTSTPNVEHRSFHSEQNQIYQGEVNVLSIINTNKDIMCCKYTEDVKEVAAGFIDGTIRLFDCNTGDCTHTLIDDECRVYPGPVTAIKHRPISKAHPVTNMLLSCYVNGCIKCWKYKYEQCLYTIREKRQTLGLCYHPRYTKFVTFGDDAKLNMYDEEAQTQERSFYSSQRKNIVDGHTSRIFACVFNPKSHHELISGGWDDTILCWDDRQPYATRFFSGIHMCGEGLDFDKPGKQILTCSWQDKDSIQIWDYGSCKLIETIVPDIYQSKLYCGKIVPQTNLIVCGGSEPNILRVVDINMKVTECSIRNNPGSVYGFDFGTVRRKPSKVPDTYKKISEIQNTPRIVFVTGKRLQTVDFG; encoded by the exons atggatCCACAAAGAAAAACAGCCGCTGGACCAATGGCCCCATCCAGTTTGAAAACAGCTCGAAAAAGTTTTGCAGTTTGCAATACctacataaaaaacataaatcctCAAAAAGAAATTGTAACAGTTCACACTAGCACCCCTAACGTTGAACATCGCTCATTCCATAGCGAACAAAACCAAATTTATCAAGGCGAAGTTAATGTACTTTCAATAAT TAATACTAACAAAGATATTATGTGCTGTAAATACACTGAAGATGTCAAAGAAGTCGCAGCAGGGTTTATTGATGGAACAATAAGATTATTTGATTGTAATACTGGAGATTGTACGCATACACTAATAGATGACGAGTGTCGTGTTTATCCTGGTCCGGTAACGGCTATCAAGCACAGGCCAATTAGCAAGGCACATCCTGTTACTAACATGCTTTTGTCATGTT ATGTCAATGGGTGCATAAAATGTTGGAAATATAAATACGAACAATGTTTATATACGATAAGAGAAAAACGGCAAACTTTAGGCTTGTGTTACCACCCACGTTACACCAAATTTGTTACATTCGGAGATGATGCTAAACTTAATATGTATGATGAAGAAGCACAAACACAAGAAAGATCTTTTTATTCAAG tCAGCGAAAAAACATTGTGGACGGCCACACCTCAAGAATTTTCGCTTGTGTCTTTAACCCTAAATCGCATCACGAATTAATCTCTGGTGGTTGGGATGATACTATTCTTTGTTGGGATGACAGGCAACCCTATGCAACACGATTTTTTTCTGGTATACATATGTGTGGCGAAGGACTAGACTTTGATAAACCTGGAAAGcag ATTTTGACATGTTCTTGGCAAGATAAAGATAGTATTCAAATTTGGGACTATGGATCTTGCAAGCTTATAGAAACGATTGTACCCGACATTTACCAGTCGAAATTATATTGTGGCAAAATAGTACcacaaactaatttaattgtttgtggCGGCTCTGAACCTAATATATTGCGAGTCGTAGACATCAATATGAAAGTC acaGAGTGTTCAATACGCAATAATCCAGGAAGCGTGTATGGTTTTGACTTTGGAACAGTGAGAAGAAAACCAAGTAAAGTTCCAgacacttataaaaaaataagtgaaaTACAAAATACGCCACGAATTGTTTTTGTAACTGGAAAAAGATTGCAAACGGTAGATTTTGGTTAA
- the LOC125064490 gene encoding uncharacterized WD repeat-containing protein alr3466-like isoform X2 gives MDPQRKTAAGPMAPSSLKTARKSFAVCNTYIKNINPQKEIVTVHTSTPNVEHRSFHSEQNQIYQGEVNVLSIINTNKDIMCCKYTEDVKEVAAGFIDGTIRLFDCNTGDCTHTLIDDECRVYPGPVTAIKHRPISKAHPVTNMLLSCYVNGCIKCWKYKYEQCLYTIREKRQTLGLCYHPRYTKFVTFGDDAKLNMYDEEAQTQERSFYSSQRKNIVDGHTSRIFACVFNPKSHHELISGGWDDTILCWDDRQPYATRFFSGIHMCGEGLDFDKPGKQILTCSWQDKDSIQIWDYGSCKLIETIVPDIYQSKLYCGKIVPQTNLIVCGGSEPNILRVVDINMKVLMKDIFGRIFIKNKAIS, from the exons atggatCCACAAAGAAAAACAGCCGCTGGACCAATGGCCCCATCCAGTTTGAAAACAGCTCGAAAAAGTTTTGCAGTTTGCAATACctacataaaaaacataaatcctCAAAAAGAAATTGTAACAGTTCACACTAGCACCCCTAACGTTGAACATCGCTCATTCCATAGCGAACAAAACCAAATTTATCAAGGCGAAGTTAATGTACTTTCAATAAT TAATACTAACAAAGATATTATGTGCTGTAAATACACTGAAGATGTCAAAGAAGTCGCAGCAGGGTTTATTGATGGAACAATAAGATTATTTGATTGTAATACTGGAGATTGTACGCATACACTAATAGATGACGAGTGTCGTGTTTATCCTGGTCCGGTAACGGCTATCAAGCACAGGCCAATTAGCAAGGCACATCCTGTTACTAACATGCTTTTGTCATGTT ATGTCAATGGGTGCATAAAATGTTGGAAATATAAATACGAACAATGTTTATATACGATAAGAGAAAAACGGCAAACTTTAGGCTTGTGTTACCACCCACGTTACACCAAATTTGTTACATTCGGAGATGATGCTAAACTTAATATGTATGATGAAGAAGCACAAACACAAGAAAGATCTTTTTATTCAAG tCAGCGAAAAAACATTGTGGACGGCCACACCTCAAGAATTTTCGCTTGTGTCTTTAACCCTAAATCGCATCACGAATTAATCTCTGGTGGTTGGGATGATACTATTCTTTGTTGGGATGACAGGCAACCCTATGCAACACGATTTTTTTCTGGTATACATATGTGTGGCGAAGGACTAGACTTTGATAAACCTGGAAAGcag ATTTTGACATGTTCTTGGCAAGATAAAGATAGTATTCAAATTTGGGACTATGGATCTTGCAAGCTTATAGAAACGATTGTACCCGACATTTACCAGTCGAAATTATATTGTGGCAAAATAGTACcacaaactaatttaattgtttgtggCGGCTCTGAACCTAATATATTGCGAGTCGTAGACATCAATATGAAAGTC CTTATGAAGGACATATTTGGACgcatctttataaaaaataaggcgATAAGTTGA